TTACCTGTACGAATGTAGAACGGCACATCCTTCCACAGCGGATCATCGATCCATAGGCGTGCTGCAATATACGTCTCATTCTGTGAAGTGGCTGCGATTCCCGGTTCAGCGGTATACGCAGGCACTTGCTGTCCGCGCATCTCCCCCGCTGCGTACTGGCCGCGCACTACATGCTGTGCTACCTCTTCGGGGAGCAGGGGCCGGACGGAACGGATGACATGCCGCTTTTTGCTGCGGACGTCTTCTGGTGTACTCCCTTTCGGAAGCTGCATCGCCATCATCATGAGCAGTTGCAGCATATGGTTCTGGAACATGTCGCGCAGCGCGCCAGCCTTATCATAGTAACCCGCCCGCTCTTCCACACCCACCGTCTCACTGGCGGTAATCTGGACATTCGCGATATACCGGTTCTGCCACAAGGCCCGCAGCACAGGGTTAGAATATTTCAGTACCTCCAGGTTCTGCACCATCGGCTTGCCGAGGAAGTGGTCTATGCGGAAGATTTCCTCCTCTGCAAAAGCTGCACTCAAGCTCTCATTCAGCATGCGTGCCGACTGCAAATCCCGTCCGAACGGCTTCTCGATGATCAGACGCTTCCAGCCCTTGGTATCCCCGAGTCCGCTGGCATTGATATTACCGGCAATCTCCCCGAAGAATTCGGGACCGACCGACAGATAGAACATCCGGTTCTGCGGGAGTCCCAGCTCTGCTTCGCGGCGCTCTACATGTCCAAGCAGCTTCACATAATCCTCAGGACGTCCCACATCCAGCACACTATATTCGAAAGCCCGCAGGAAATTCTGCAGCACTTCTGTATCCTCTACCGTCCGGCGCGAGAAGGTACGCAGGGAATCAAGCACCTGACGCCGGAATGTCTCGCTTGAGAGCTCCCTTCTGCCCAGCCCAATGACAGAGAGAGGACCGGAAAGCTTACCGTCAGCGAACAGGTTGAATAGAGCGGGGAAGATTTTTCGCTTCGCCAAGTCCCCGGTTGCGCCAAAAAGTACAAATGTCGATGATTCCACTTTCATTCCTCCCGTTATTATCTTTTTAATATATAGTTACTTATTATTACTAATGAACTTTATAAATTACATCATACGACTATAAAATCAATTCGTCAATCTCATTTCGACATTTACGATAATTACCCAAACATGCCAAATAGCAGGCCTTCCATCAGAAGACCTGCTGAGAAACTCAGAACCAGGAAGAGACCAGATCATTAAACGGTTTATAGAGCACTGCAAGAAACAGCAAAGGGCTGGGGACCTTGATTCCCAGTAGCGTACAGACCGAGGCAGCTAGTCCGCCAATCCAGAGCACGAAGTACACCAGGCGGTCCCGCCGCCTCTGCCTGCCCTTCAAGGATGGGAGATCAATCGCCATACAGCCTACAGCCAGAATGAAGAACATCGTCACCATCAGCACGCGGGATCACTCCTTGATTTCATCAATGAAAGAATTATCGATCGTTCCTACCCGGTTGATGATTACCTCAGCCTTGTAATGCACGGGCAGGTGTGCGAGATAGTTCTCCTGCTCTTTCAGTTTGTACCACGCCTTGGGGCTCTTCCGGTAGACCGATTGGCCGAATCCAAACGAATCCACATTATAATTTTCAGTAATATTCTTTACCGCCTCCTCCATCCGTTCTACAATCCGCTCCTGTGTCTTCAGCTCCAGTTCATGGATTTTCCTCTCGTTATCCAGCTTGTCCGGCCCTTCGATTTCCTGCACATTACATAACGCCTTTACACTCAGAAAAATATGCGGCTCGCCCTCTATGATTTTCACCTTGCGCTTGGTTGTAGTATCTAGAGCCTCCATCACGATCAGGCTTCCATTCTTGTCTTTGAAGTATCCTGTGTTCTTCGTCACATTATCAATGATATAGTTGTAGCCCACCGTGATACCATCATCCATCCAGCCGATCAGCTTGTCCTTTTGAAAGAGAGCAACGCTTTTATACTGAAGCCTTGTGTTTGGATTGGTCCGCTCCACATTGGCCTTGTCGCCGCCCGCTTCGGGGTCTCCTTCTATTTCCACACCCGTCAGGACGGGATTTCTCCCTTCATACAGCAGATCCTCAATGAAATCGTCCAGCGTAACAGCTACGGTTGTGGAGGAGATTCTATAGGACTTGTCCAGTGAATTAAATAATTTGTTCGCGGGCAGACGGTCCAGCGGGGTAAGCACCTTCAGCACGTTCCCGGCAGTCGTCCCGCGTGCCACCATGACATAGAAATCCATGCGCGGCTCCCGGCTCCGCTTGATCACATCGAGCGTCTCGGCAAGGCCTTCACGCGCCAGTTCCTCCCCGACCACCATTACACGGATATGTCCCAGATACGGGGAGCGGGGGCTGAGCAGATTGAACTTGCGCAGCGATTCGTAGATTGTTTTGACCTTGAAGCTATAGAGCACGACGGGTACACCGCTTCCCCCTGAGCCTCCGGCGCTCTGTGAGGTGATAGAGGAAGGGATCACCACCTGCATGGTGACCATATATCCATCCTCCACCTTGTCCAGACCTAACCCCAGCACAAAAGCCAGCTCGTTCAGCTCCTTGCGCTCCCAGCACCCGGTAAGCAGCACAGGAAGCAGCAATAAGGGCAAGCAGACCGACAGGACCTTCATCATCCGCTTCTTCATCTTAAGACCCTCCCTGCTTCTTTGGAGGAGCCTGCCGCCGGAGGTTCTGTGTGCGGTTCTGCTTGGGTCTCGTTCTGAGCCGCGGCCAGGTCAGCCTGAAGATGGAATCCTTAAGATCCTCCTGGATGTAAGGGCCGATCGGGCTCATGTAGGGAACGCCGAACGAGCGCAGGCTGACGAGATGCAGAACAAGCACGAACACACCGCATAGAATCCCGTACAGTCCCATGAATCCGGCCAGCCCAATCATTACAAAACGCATAATTCTTGCTGCAACAGCCATCCCTGCTTCCGGAATGACAAAGCTGGAGATTGCAGTAATCGATACAATGATCACCATGGCCGAGGAGATGAAGCCGGCGGCAACTGCCGCCTGCCCGATGACCAGCGTACCGACAATGGAGACCGCCTGGCCGACATTCTTCGGAATTCGCACTCCCGCCTCGCGCAGAATTTCGTAGGTCACCTCCATTAACACCGCTTCGACAAAGGCCGGAAACGGCACCGTCTCCCGCTGGGCGGCCAGACTGATCACAAGATTGGTTGGAATCATCTCCTGATGGTAGGTAGTGACTGCCACATAGAAGGCGGGTGCGAACATCGTCAGGAAAAAGGCCAGAAACCGAATCCCCCGCAGCAATGTAGAGATATCCGCCCGCTGATAATAATCCTCCGCCGACTGAAAGAACGAGACAAACAC
This region of Paenibacillus sp. FSL K6-1096 genomic DNA includes:
- the zwf gene encoding glucose-6-phosphate dehydrogenase, yielding MESSTFVLFGATGDLAKRKIFPALFNLFADGKLSGPLSVIGLGRRELSSETFRRQVLDSLRTFSRRTVEDTEVLQNFLRAFEYSVLDVGRPEDYVKLLGHVERREAELGLPQNRMFYLSVGPEFFGEIAGNINASGLGDTKGWKRLIIEKPFGRDLQSARMLNESLSAAFAEEEIFRIDHFLGKPMVQNLEVLKYSNPVLRALWQNRYIANVQITASETVGVEERAGYYDKAGALRDMFQNHMLQLLMMMAMQLPKGSTPEDVRSKKRHVIRSVRPLLPEEVAQHVVRGQYAAGEMRGQQVPAYTAEPGIAATSQNETYIAARLWIDDPLWKDVPFYIRTGKRMKEKATRIVIEFKEPFNDVHNMNRNKLPLDPNLLVIDIGPHEGISLTLNTKNPLQHGELELVSIKHEPGNSDVPEAYENLIYDAMLGDATFFAHWEEVELSWQWVQPIIEATAEGSLPLELYPAGSNGPAAADQLLGEFHWWLDEPENAEEPARVHRTAGIEPDVIRPGA
- a CDS encoding Ger(x)C family spore germination protein, encoding MKKRMMKVLSVCLPLLLLPVLLTGCWERKELNELAFVLGLGLDKVEDGYMVTMQVVIPSSITSQSAGGSGGSGVPVVLYSFKVKTIYESLRKFNLLSPRSPYLGHIRVMVVGEELAREGLAETLDVIKRSREPRMDFYVMVARGTTAGNVLKVLTPLDRLPANKLFNSLDKSYRISSTTVAVTLDDFIEDLLYEGRNPVLTGVEIEGDPEAGGDKANVERTNPNTRLQYKSVALFQKDKLIGWMDDGITVGYNYIIDNVTKNTGYFKDKNGSLIVMEALDTTTKRKVKIIEGEPHIFLSVKALCNVQEIEGPDKLDNERKIHELELKTQERIVERMEEAVKNITENYNVDSFGFGQSVYRKSPKAWYKLKEQENYLAHLPVHYKAEVIINRVGTIDNSFIDEIKE